A genomic segment from Equus przewalskii isolate Varuska chromosome X, EquPr2, whole genome shotgun sequence encodes:
- the LOC139080863 gene encoding P antigen family member 3-like, with protein sequence MPWACGCVPKMGSAPSRVPREERAVSPRGSSSLLPSERENRRRPYGKAQKLSDEQPQQEKPSTESQNITPGQERDDDGAPVVDGNGWRKKNHYEWRRCMCELALQKTGGTRRDGPDVKRKFLTNLEPSKMPEVGMLLI encoded by the exons ATGCCGTGGGCTTGTGGCTGCGTCCCCAAGATGGGTAGCGCACCAAGCAGAGTGCCAAGGGAGGAGCGGGCCGTCAGTCCGCGTGGCAGCTCGTCTCTTCTGCCCTCGGAGCGCGAAAACCGCCGTAGGCCGTATGGCAAG GCCCAGAAACTCAGCGATGAACAACCTCAACAAGAAAAACCATCAACTGAAAGTCAGAATATTACACCTGGtcaggagagagatgatgatgGAGCACCTGTGGTTGATGGTaatggatggagaaagaagaatcaCTATGAATGGAGgaggtgtatgtgt GAACTGGCTCTGCAAAAGACTGGGGGTACTCGCAGAGATGGTCCTGATGTCAAGAGGAAGTTCCTAACAAATCTAGAACCCAGTAAAATGCCAGAAGTAGGAATGTTATTAATTTAG